The window TCCAAAGAATCCTCGCCAACAGCACATTGTCGCCACAAGAGATTTTCACATGAAATTCCAAGACTCTGTGTCCTATCTCGATCTAGGTATGTTCACCTTTCACCAAGTTAACCCTTCCTTTCTCGCTTTTGTCTACAATTTCTATTGCGGATATGGCTGCCAACATACAGATTTATCTCTATCCCAATTCGCACCTACACTCGGCATTTCCCCGCAGCCAAACTCCTTTTTGAATCGGTCTGGCAACGTCATATGCCACTCTTTCATCCTTAGGGGTATTGGACAAGATATAGACCGTTTACAGGTCGGTCGGACCGATAGTTGGGCCAGACGACAAGTGGTCACATATCACTCCTTCGACATCAAACGTGGGACTGCGACGTGGATAACCCTGGAAAGCAACAAAATCTTACGAGAGTGTATCTGCCAAGCTGATTCAGAGCCTTTCGCCAAGCTCGCTAGTACTGAGAATGTTGAAAGGTGCTTTGAGGGCACGTTGGGCACGCATCTCATATATTTAATTGGTCCGCCTGGAACTGGAGAGGCTTGGCTAATGAGATCGAGAGACGTCTCCACGGCACGATTCAGGTCCTTGATGTCATCACTTCCCATCCTTACGATCCGAAGAGCTCTGGGTGCCAGGGTAGCAGGGCTCTCGCCAGACTTAGCGGCCGCCCGAGTCCATATTCCCTTGTGATTGACCGAATAGATCTCAATGGCCAAGAATATGAAGATCGGGCTGCCAGATACTTTTTTGGAAGCTTCAAGAACCAGGATGTGCTTGGTGTTATCGACCATGGATTAACTCCACTTCTCCAACGACTTCAAAGGCTCAATCAGGATTTGGAGCTCAACGTTGACACTTTGAACAGCGTGCGCCAGAGATATGAGGGTCTAGAGACAGGTCAGGACCTCgatgaggagctcaagatAACGGCCAAGCCAGCCATCGACGGGTTCTTGTCGCGAGTGCGgctcatcatcgccagctTTGAGAATCGAAGAAAGCATCTCCTCTCGCTGTGCAGGCAAGGATCAAGGAGACGAGGGCTCTTGTAAGCAATCCTGGTATATCTGTTGTGTGTCTGTTTTCTTGATGCCGACATCATGCTTGTGCACAGTACGAGAGCATTGCGCGGTTTCAAACTGCCGAATCCAACATAAACCACCACCTTTCCACCATATTCTGGACCTGTGGTAGTGGATGAAGGGCAAATGTCAACCATACAAAAGAACAATGATGATGCTTGGGTGCTTGTACATGAATAAGCTTTGGTGTCAGGACAACAGAGGctgggcagcggcggcgggcaGCCAGTGGTGTTTGGCGAAGACCAGTAGGATTTTGGAACTAGAATAATCCAGAGATTGAGATTTTGGTAGAAGAGAGCGCTGAGCGTCACAATAAGTTTCATAATCCACGATCATGGTAACGAAGAAAGCGGAAGCGCtttcctcccaacccctgGATGACTAAGCCACATACCTTAGTCCCAGGATAAACAAAAGGCGGTTCCGTCAACCAGCCCCATCTGCACGGGCGTTGGGGTTTTCATAGGATCTTCCCTCACCGTGTACTGTTTTTTACAACTATACATGCCTGTTATCCCAGTAATTTACATCGCTTATCCACAGATACATCTGTTTTTTGTCCCAGTTGCCACAAAGCAGGCACATCGGGGTAGTGGTTAGCACCGATGTCCGTCGACCTAACCGAGATAGGGTAATGCTCAAAACTCTTCAGTTGGAAACTTGCATGGAAGGCTAGTAGGGGTGTCAGAGCCCACATAAATCCCGACCCCTGTAGTCTCTCTTACAATCCCGCACCCAAGACATCACACTCCACCACACTCCCATGCATCTTGGATGCGTATTTGAGGAACGCTGCAGTAGCGAGCCGTTCGCTTGCCAAAACGACTATCCGCAGCCGTTAGTGTAGGCTGCCGTATTCTCACCAAGAAAACTCGAAACAGCTCTGGGCTGTCCAATCAACTGGCAGCTTTACGTCTGGTACTGCATCGGCGGCGTGTATCATTGGGCAAACCGAGCCAATGCTGTGGGTTGCTTGTACCGCATCGTAAGGCGTTGACAGAAATATTGAGAAGAACATTACATAAATGGGTGACATTGAAGTGGCGGCAGGATCAATAAGCCTGTCAGGCAGGGTCTTGGGACGGGAGAACTCTTCAGGGATATCCAGAGGTGATAGGAGATATCAAGAGATAAATAGGTTCACAAGCGTCACCTTTCGAGGCTTTCTTTCCCATCattcttcgtcttcatcagCATCCTCTGCTCTGATACTCATTCAAGATGGTTGGCGGCATCAAGAGCCTCATCATTTGTGCCTCTGCTGCTTTGGCCGCATGcacacccactcctcccacgcTCATCGTCCGCAAGGAATGGTAACTCTCACCCAAAatgtttctcttttctttttgttctcaCTAACATTCCCAAAGGCGTACTCTCACCACTTCCGAGAAGGCAGAGTACATCAATGCCGTCAAATGCATACTCGCCAAACCAGCCCTCACCCCAGAAGGTTCACCCCCAACCGGTCACGGTGTCATCAGCCGCTATGATAACCTAGTCTACACCCACATCCAGCAAACCATGCAGGTCCACTACGTCGGTCACTTCCTCGCCTGGCACAGACTCTTCACAGCCACATACGAGAAGATGCTCCGCAACGAGTGCGGCTACACCGGCGCCCAACCATACTGGGACTGGACCCTCGACGCAGCCGACATCACCGCCTCGCCCGTCTTCGACCCCGTGACAGGGTTCGGGGGCAACGGCCCATGGGTTCCTAGTGACCCCACCTCATGGATGCCACCTGTCCCAGGGCGCACCGGAGGAGGCTGTGTGGTGGATGGTCCCTTTGCGGGGATCAACGACCTGGTCCACTTGGGCCCTGAGAGCTCTCTAGTGTATAACCCGCAGTGCTTGAAGAGAGATCTTGCTCCTTCGTTTGCGTCGATGTACCTGGGGATGAACCAGACACAGCTCACACTGAGCCAGCCCGACTTTGGGTGGTTCAACGCCGTTGTTGAAGGGTCCCCCAACTTTGATGCTTCAGGTGTGCACGGTGGTGGGCATTTCGGCGTTGGTGGAACGTTTGGTTAGTACTCTCTCTCTTACATGGTGCTCTTGTCGTTCATTGTACTAACAAAACCTCCAGGTCAAATGGGTGACTTGTACACCTCGCCAGCTGATCCAATCTTCCACCTGCATCACGCAAATCTGGACAGACTGTGGTGGTCGTGGCAGAGCTTGAACCTGCCGGCAAGACTGAGTGATATCTCGGGGCCGTCTATCATCATGgaccccacctcccccaacgtTACCTTGGCTCATCCGTTGTCAGTGGGTGTCAGCGGAGTTGATACCACCGTTGGGGACGTCATGAAGATCGATGCTTGTGGGACGGGCGGCAGCATGTGCTACACATACGACTCTCTTTACACCCTGCTATGAGAAACGTCGCCAGTAGGAGACGTTGATAGAACTGTACATCCAGACTGTCGTTTTCAGGGAAATCCAATGCTgatttcggaagacatactgccaaaaactgaggaatATTACTTTTCCaatcttctacattcacaccccttagtcttccaatgaacctgaagcataTAAGCGCCGACATAAAATagaaatcgaaaataaaacgggctgTAGAATATAgaggtacttcggtacatcgagctTGTATTTTTAAGCTCTCAGGCGGAATGATAACTAATGAAGTATATGTAACGGTCTCAAGGTAGTGTTTTGCAACTAGCTATGCcactctacgagtacactgaacttgaagaagaaaaggaaaagagaaagagaaggtttGACACATGAGTCTCTGATGTGGCTGAGCGTGTTGGCtagtgcgcggtgatagaaggttctggagtagtggtctgtgcgtcCTGGGAGTAGCTTCATCAGGGCCGAGGGTGGCCGAGGTCCATGTGTCACAGACCAACCATTAACAAGGCAAAGTGGAGACTGCAGCAAGCCGTGGTAGCTAATCAATTAGAATAAAACGGCGGGGCTGCAGGACGGTGGGGCGCTCACCAGTGAGCAGAGGTGAGCCAGGTACGGAGGTACCTGGAGGATtaaggtctatatatacggaggaacaggctggtgtagatagacagtttCGCggtatgcaatacaagtcacaatcgaTGGTATCTAGACTATTTGTGCGACTCGTGATCCACCGGACTTACAGAAACATTCATTCATCAAAACAGCTGTTGCTAGTCTTCATTCACTCTATTACACAACGTTAGGACCTGACTACTTCGTTCGCACGATGTAAAGTCCCAATGAATTCGTCTTTTTAGTTGACTAGAGCTAAGATAAAAATCTAGAGACTATTAACTAAGGTATCTGTAAAGACTGTTAGTATCATGATCTGTCCGTTGTCTATCACTATTCTTCCCTCCCTAAGTATCCACGCACACCAAGCCTGCTTGATATGGTATACCGGAATACTGAAGAACTATTACTTCCCACGAGCCTTTATCTCACGAATCCTGGTCTTTGGCTTAAGAGCGAAATCACGAATGTCCTGGCCAGACAAAGTGTAGCTCGGGAACCTGCCCGCCGCCGTCTCAGAATTCCGACGTGTGAGCCAAATCACCTGGGTCGCCATCAACTCTCGTGGCTGCTTCGGGTCATCTGCTTTGACATCTGCCCCTGCAGGGAACAGATTCCGGTAGTTCTGCTGCCACTTCCACTCCTCAAGTCCAGGCTCGACCGCCGGAACGATGTGGTCGAGATCGGTGAGTCCTGTCATGCCCCTCTTGAACCAGCGGCCAAAGTCCCGGTCCAAAAGACTGTCTCGAGTTCCAGACTTGATCCTCCACCACTTGGAGTTTTCATCTGAACGCAGCGCAATGGTTTCCTGCCCTTCCCGATCAAGCCTCATATCGACCCACCCGCCGAGAAAGTGTCCTTCCCAGAAGCGTCCCGCCTCGCCGGTCTCCTTATCCCCCTTGCCTGCGTAGGCGGTGCGTGGAGGGGTGTGCTCGTCTTCTGCGCgcttgaggaagagggtgaagacGTGGACCAACTCGTGAgccatggtgatgctgaGTCGGAGATGGAGCGTGCGGAAGTGGGCTGTGTGCTTTTCTACATCGCGGTCTGCAACAATGTATTTGTATGCGTTGCCCATCCTGGTCATCAGGGTCTCATTGATCTCGATGATGCACGCCCGTTTGGGGTCAAAGGCACTCGCGCAGTTCTGCTTGGTGGTCCGGCCGTTCTTGTTGGCCATGCCACAGTCGTCCGAGATGACGAGGTTAGGGAAGCTCCGACGGATGGTTTGCAGATATTTCATGACCGTGGCTTCGACATCGGCTTCCTTCATGTTGCGTAACTCGAGAATGTGTGGGCTAGCGCTGATGACGTGGTTGGCGATTGTTTTGAGCACGCGGATGCTATGGGGATGCTCAAGCATATCAAGGGCCAGGCCGGCAACAGAGGCTGCACAGCGGAACAGGGAGTTTTCCGGTCCGAGAGCGCGGAATTTCGTGAGActcttctccttcagggCCTCAGGTGTTGGCATCAAAAAGACTTGGAAGTTTTCAAGGTCCCGGACTTGTCCCCACGAGGACGCACGGGGAGCAGCGCCGAC is drawn from Podospora pseudocomata strain CBS 415.72m chromosome 1 map unlocalized CBS415.72m_1, whole genome shotgun sequence and contains these coding sequences:
- a CDS encoding uncharacterized protein (COG:S; EggNog:ENOG503NYXU); translated protein: MVGGIKSLIICASAALAACTPTPPTLIVRKEWRTLTTSEKAEYINAVKCILAKPALTPEGSPPTGHGVISRYDNLVYTHIQQTMQVHYVGHFLAWHRLFTATYEKMLRNECGYTGAQPYWDWTLDAADITASPVFDPVTGFGGNGPWVPSDPTSWMPPVPGRTGGGCVVDGPFAGINDLVHLGPESSLVYNPQCLKRDLAPSFASMYLGMNQTQLTLSQPDFGWFNAVVEGSPNFDASGVHGGGHFGVGGTFGQMGDLYTSPADPIFHLHHANLDRLWWSWQSLNLPARLSDISGPSIIMDPTSPNVTLAHPLSVGVSGVDTTVGDVMKIDACGTGGSMCYTYDSLYTLL